Within the Miscanthus floridulus cultivar M001 chromosome 2, ASM1932011v1, whole genome shotgun sequence genome, the region GCACAACTCTTGATTTTCTTCCTTCTATAATTCATTTTCATACTTACCATAGCTCAAACTGCCATGCAGGTAAAATGTCTCGATATACTTGGAGTTTCAGATTCCTTGACCCAATATGTTTACCGGACTCAGCACATGCCACTTCATGGTAGAATCAGACTGGCTGTATATTTTCTCTTTTGTATTGAGATTTGACTAACAAAGTTAAACCACTTATTTCAGCATATCAACCTCCAATTGCTATCACTATAAGCCGCATGATTGCTCAAGTTGAGAAGCCAAATATTGAATGGCCAAAAGCTTTGCAGAGGTAATTTTttcacataaatatattttttcgCTTCCCATTAGTGGGATTAATGTAGATATGTTTTCAGGTCTCGAGCATTGCTTTTAGAAAAGAAAGACATGTTGAAGACCTGGCAAAACCAAATGTCACCATTTGTTTCAAGGCACCTCTCAGTAGGATCATTCGTTGAAGACATTGCTTCCCCCTTTTTACATATTCTCTCTCCACTGAGTTTGAGACCTGTAAGTTGTCATTCACTAATCTAGTAATCTTACCAAACCTTGATAGTGAAATTACTCTGTTGGTATATTTATTTGCTCAAAACTCACCTGCTTTCAAGATGATGAACAAGTGAAGGTTAGTATTGTATGGTAATATATGTTTCTAATGAAGCGCGGaagtatgattttttttttctcgaaaacgcaggagagctgcgcatcattatattaagaagagaaAAGGGCAAGAGCCGAAACAACCCCACAAACACCAAACACACGCACGCACTCACGGCCCACCAGTTGAAGAATTTATATTCGCGCCCGGGAAAACACACAAGGCGACCAAAAAAACTGAGCTAAACACTCTAACTAATTACCGGGGAGGAGGGCAGTCAGGAGTGATAGCCCTCAAGCCCCTGCCATAGACCACAAACGGCGCTCCTTGCCGGCTAAGATCAGCGCGCCAGTAAGGTTTGGGGCTGCTCCATGAAAGACACACCTATTGCGATGGTTCCATATAGTCCAAGCTCCGAGCATAACGAGAGAATTAATTCCTTGCCTCATCAACCCATCAGCAGTGCTGCTAGCTTTCTCCTACCAAGCATGGAAGGATAAGTCTGTAGGCTGAGGGGACAAGGCCTGAAGACCAACTTGTCTGAATAGATTGAACCAAAAGACTTGCGAACACACAATGGACAAGGAGGTGGTCGATGGTTTCCTCTTCTTGGTCACAAAGGGGGCAGAACTCCGGATGAGGTAGCCCATGGCGTGCTAGACGATCAACCGTCCAGCACTTGTTGTGCGCGACCAGCCACACAAAGAAGCGGCATTTGGGCGGCGCCCATGATTTCCATATCCTTTCCCACGGGCCAAAAAGAGTAGAACCTAAGAAGAAACCTTCATATGCCGATTTAGCCGAGTATTGTCCATTAGAAGAGAGCCTCCATATGTGTTTATCCTCAACTTCCGGTTGCAGCTGAAAATTCAGCAATATATCCCATAAATAAAGGTAGTCCACAATTACACCAACTGTGAGAGCTCCTTGTATGTCCGAAATCCACGCCCGGTTAGTGAGGGCGTCCCGGACAGTGCGCCGGTTAACCCTTCTTTTAGGAATAGCCGCGACAAGTCGAGGGGCAAGGTCTGCAATGCATTGCCCATGGATCCACCGATCTGTCCAGAAAAGGGTATTTGCACCATCTCCAATTTCAGAAATTACTGCCACTGAGAGCTTAATTATTATTTTTGAAATAATATAGCAACTAAGAAATAGGTTTAAGACCCTCAGTCAATCCACATTTACTAGTTGGGAACATATGAGTTCCAGATGGCGTCGCAAGTTTCAATATAGGCCTATATTTTCACGACTTTACAAGGTTTCTAACAATGCATGATATTTTCAGGTAGCACTGAATTTGCTGTCAGAAAGAGAAAAGGATGAACTTGTGCAGCTAGTTGATACTATGGTCTCCTATTCAGTTACATACAGAAACACTAAGTTTGTCCCTCAAGAAAAGGCAAACATATCTGTAGTGCCCCATGAAGTTTCATCACTCTCTCTTTATCCTCCAATCAATGATGTCATAAATTTCAAGGTCTGTCTAATATTTCATTCTTCATTATCAGTTTAACTTATGCACTCTTATTATAGTACCTAACATAGCAGTTGATATCAGGGCTATCAATCAGAGCACATTGGTCTGTCTTTAGCCATGAAACAGGTTTTGGTGCATGAGGTGAGTGGCCCTTCTAAATTTTAAGGATGCAAAGTCGTTTCATGTCTTGCTTAGCTCTTAATACCTAGCATAACTTAAATAACTTCTTAATTTAACGCTGAAAACTAAATGCATACCCTCTTGTTTCTTTGAGGTGACAATGCATTGTCTATAATATGAAAGCAAGCCATGTTGGACCTCTAATTATAGCTGAGAAAAGCACCTTGAATTGCCAATTAACAAAATTTTGTTCATTGATTGTGACTATATGACCCAGCTGCCTCTTGAATAGTTTCTCTTGCTGTACTAACGGAGGTTCTGAATTATTCAGTAAATCAATATGTGCTCTTGAAATATTATGTTGATATTCCTTATGCCAAATCTGGTGTTTGCTCACCTTTTGTTttggctttatttattttacatgAGAATCTGAATAAACCAAAACAAACAGGGCCAAGGTATACTTGATCACATGAGAAATTCAGTGTAGAACAAAGTGATTTTTTCCCTCATCCTTGTGAACATCCTATCCATGATACAGGTAGAGAAGCAAAAGATCATTAAAGATAGTGCTGGCAAATTGTTGAATCAATCTAATGATGGAGATATGAAGAGCGAAGCTTTATCAGCTATAAGGAAGAAAACAGTAGCTAATTCCATCCGTCCAGCTTTACATTCTTCCAAGGATAGTTCCAAGTGCAGTTCATCTACCCTTGAAATGCAATCAAACTCAGCCTCTAACGTGAATGGTAAAGATTCTGTACCTGCCAAAAAACACTCCAGTCGTGCAACAAATTTCTTTGACAGGTAATGTAGCAATATTAAATTATTATTATTGAGATGTCAACTTGCCATTTTACCTGCAATTATGATCGTGGTGAAGTTTACCAATTTTATTTGACAAAAACAGGTTTAGGAAGGAAAGACCACTAGATGCAAAAACTCATAGTGATGTGGGGCTGCAAGGAGCAACACTTCAGAGGGATTCACGCCCTCTGATCTTCAAATATAATGAGGTGTTCTTTCTATCCATTGCTATGCCAAAGTACCTCCTGTGACCTGCTTCCATATAAACACATGCACTAATAATCTCATGTCTCATGGAATTCATTGTTCCTCATAATTAAATTTGCTGGATGTGGTCCTAGGTCCAGCATACTGGAATATGTATTCCCAGGTTGAAGTTGTCAATGGGATTGGGAATAACCCATTTTTAGAAGTTGTTTTGCTTACGCTTTTGGAAGGAGAACATTTCCTCAATGGCATTGGGGACATGTATAAAGTAGTAGAAAACAACATTTAATGTGAGGATAGGTGAAACCTAGGGCCACATCCAGTGATACATtagatgtttttttttatttgcacGCTCCCAAGTAAATGCTGTCAGAATGTTTTTATTTCTCGAACATGCAGGATAGCTGTGTAGTATATCATTGTATTAAAGAACCTGAGCAGAATGCAGCTAACTAAGTGCTACATTAACTCCATTGTTTAAAATTGATTTGCTATTTAATGTCATTATGTCTAATCAGTGATTCAACCATTTGATGCTTGATTAAATTTTTTGTTGCCGAGATGTCTTTGTGTATACCAGTGTCCTGTAATTGCACTGTCTTTGGGCTAAGATTTTCCAAGACTCGTGGCTACATTTGTCCTCGTTTCTTTTGCCATTATCTCATGAAGGTGACTATGCAATGTGCAGGGTTTCACAAATGCTGTGAAAAGACCAGTGAGAGTTCGGGATCTTCTGCTCAGTTAGGCCCCACTTGATACCTGTATTTGTTCTGTAAAGTTATCTTTTTGTATTTGTTTGTGAATTATCCTTTGTTGTATATTGATtgtatcatggatattgtaagatagaatgaactattgATATCAAAATTGAAATTCCAATACTTAGTAATGTCACATGCAGTTTTTTTTATAACGAGTATGCCTCTTATGGCTGGCTTGCATTTCAGAATCGTCTGTGGACAGCAGATAGACTCATTATCCAAGGATGGCTCAACCAGATAGTATGCCCTTATGCCAAAACACATGAAACGGCAATCCACACATGGCATATTGCCGATAGTCTGCTCGTATTGCGACAGCATCTACTCTTGACTATTGAGACAACTGCCAAGCAAAACCTCTTGGGACCATTTCTCCAAAGTTGAGGAATGGTGGACGTAGGTCGGCACCAGCACCACTCTAAATGCATCAACCAAAGGATTTTAGATTCATCATTATTACGCTAGCTTTCCGATAATTGTGGAAGGCAAGGAGTGCTCGATAACATTCGACGGCAAACAAGTTAGGCCCTGTTTGCTTCGTTGAAAAGGTAGACTAAAAAGTATTAttggttgatttattgtgagagaaaaacgcgGTAAAAATCGAGTAAGAAACGAAATGGTGGGCCTTTGGCGCTTATTGGCTGAAAGAAGCTAGGCGGATTGATCCCATGAGAACTAACTATTGTGGCATCCTTTTtacatttttttggttttttttttttttttttttttttttttttgcttaggCCAAACTTTTTTCTTTATTAACATATATACTTCTTGCAAAGATATTTTTTTAAAAGTCAACACGCAATCAAGTACGCCATGACTACGAATCGTCAAGGGGAAATCTGTAGATCCTCCTAGGTGACTCGGTAGCATACTGGCAGTTACTATTTGCTTGGATTTACTTGTatgtatagtgtttttctctcacaataaatcaacgaacaatattttttagcCTGActtttcaacgaagcgaacagGACGTGCCACCCATCCATCTAACTTTGTATCATATTTTTTTggaactagcatcctccaatcggATACCGACCCGTCGGACGGTACCATGGGCGCATCAACGCGGGGGCCACGCCACCCGACCGCACACGGGGATAGCTCGCATCTCCTTCGCTTCCCAGCGCATGCATGCGGGAGCGTCTGCGTCCGCTCGGCGACGCCCCAGCAGTTGCAGCAGGTGGGTCCCATTGCATCATGTGTAAcattagatctatttttacagcatctagatgaaacacttacaacatacgtccgaaacaactaaaacactagcaacatacttctgaaacacttgcaaaaataccAGAAAAACTTAAAAACACGTGTGTAGTCAttgcaaatatatgcaacatccagatgaaacacttgcaacacatgtacgaaacacttgaaacattcgctagcaacatgcatgtatatgcaacatctagatctagttttgcaacatccaaatgaaacacttgcaatatacgtctaaaacagatgaaatatttagaacatacatTAGAAAGATATGTGTATAATCATTGcaacatgtggaacatctcaATCTAATTTTGCAACATCGGTATAAAAACactacacttaaaacatacgcttgcaacatgcactttTAGCGcaaatgtcaccttgctgcttggatgaatggaggctcgtcgttgCGGAGCTCGACGTCGGCGCATGGAGCTTGCGACGGCGGGAGGCTGGCCGTGTGGCAGCAGCGTGggcaactcgccggcggggtggcGTCACATGAAGCTCCTCCGCTCACCTGCTTGCTGAAGCATCGTTGTGGAGGCTCGCGGGCTCGGTGGAGGCGGAGTGGGGAAGGCGGGCGGCACGGTAGAGCGTCCAATGGTCAGGTGAGTGGGGAAATGGCGTAGCAGAGAGATTTTTTTTTAGGAAAGAGCGGCAGAGAGATGAGTTAGGGAGACCATATACCGGTTGACTAGGCTGGTCCGCTGGCCCAGTGCGCAACTGTCCGGACGGACGGACCCCGCATTACCGAATTTTTTTATAGTCATGAATTTTTTATTTGTTATTCCACTTCCACATCAAAAACGTGTCTCATTCATCTTTCACTTCCCTCCCATCTCTTTGCCCTTTTGGCAGTTATTAATACTCTATTTTCAAATTCGTAATATTGCAGCTTAAGGAAAAAGATTATAGCGGTACAAAACATCGCTCCATGTGTTTAAAAACATATTCGAAATTTGGAGGTGAATCCACTTTGTTACTTGCCCACCTAGGTGTAACGGAAGATCGAGACCTGTTCGCGtgaacttatcagcctggcttatcaACCATGGTACGGTGCTCTTCTCTTAAAATAAAACAGTATCTACTGGCTTATCAGCCACAGAAACCATCAACCGAACACCTTGGACTGAAAGCCAACACCATAGATGTTCCGCGCTCAACAAGAAAAGAAATTTATGTTCTTTTTGAAAACATAATATTGTTGTTTTGAGGTACCCATGAAGTACGAGTGCCTCATTATTATCTGAAAATGGCTCTTTTATATAGAGAGAGAATTTGAAATATGGCTCAATTTGTTCGTTTGTACTGTTGCGGTGTTGCCCCATCCTGGGGCCTACGGAGATTGGGCCGCCTTCGTAGCCTTCCGGCAGGCCCAATGCCGCGTCTGATTCATACGCTTGAAGTCTGAAGAAAAGTCGTCGCCTCGTCAGACAGCCGAACAGCAGCTATGGGAACCGTCGGCGGCGGCCGGAGCGGCACGGTGAAGCAACTCAACGTCGGGGGCAAGCTCTTCTCGCTGGAGGCAAGCtccctttccctctccctctctctcggttCCCCTTCCCCCACCCCAACCTTCGTGGACCGCGACCCAGCCCTCCTATCCGCCGTCCTCTCTGCCATCCGCTCCCCGTCCTCCGCAGCGCCCGACTTCCCCGCACGCGTCCTCCTCGACGAGGCCAACTTCTACGGCCTCCACGCCCAGCTCCTCGCTGCGCTATCTCCGCCGCCGCTCCGCGGCTTCTCAGCCTCCCTCGCCTCCACCCTCTGCCCCGCCTCCGAGCCCTTCCCCACCGCCCTTGCGCCGCACCACGACGGGTCACTATGCCTCGCCCACGGCGCCGGGCTGGTCACCTATTACTCCCCGGCGCTGGATCACCACACCACCTTCCGGACCCACCTCCACCGCATCACCTCCCTCCTGCAGCTGCCCCCCAGACTCGCCGTCCTTGGGTCTGACTCCGCTCCTGGGCTTCACGTGTACGACTTTCTCGATGGTGAACATGTCGCCTCCGTTCAGTGGTCGGATCCCACTGACACTCGCGTCAGCAAGGCGAAGGTCGTCGCCATTGGGGCCCGTCCTCCTGCTGATGCTGCTGACAAGAATTCACCCATCTTGGCAACGTTTGAGTGCCCTCACCGGGAAAACTGCATCCTGGCGGTTGACCCTGTGACTCTGAAGCCCACACAGGAGATTGGCCGGCAAAGTGGTAGTGCGGCTAAGTCATCGGCACCAGGTCGAGTGGTGCACCTGCCGGCACTTGGGCTGGTGTTTGCCTCATTCGTTAGTTCCGGGGCATTTGGCTACTCTGGCTACATGAGGCTATGGGATATTCGGTCTGGGAATGTGGTGTGGGAAACAAGCGAGCCAGGGGGAGCTGGAAGAAGCAGTAGGTTTGGGGATCCATTTGCAGATGCTGATGTGGATGTGAAGCAGCAGGCAATATACAAGGTTTGCTCAAAGTCAGGAGATTTAGCTGTGGCAGACCTGAGATGCCTTGGTGATGACCCTTGGGTGTATATGTCATCAGGACCACGAGGTAGCGCAGGAGGCTATGGCAGTGTTCTGTGTTGTCACCGGTCTCAGGTTTTTGTCAGCCGAAAGGATGGATTGGAGGTTTGGTCCCGATTGGAAGAGCACCGCCACAACACAGGCGAATTGACAGAGCAATCAGGAATAAAGGAAAGACCCAAAAGTGAAGGAATTGATGAAAGATTTTATAGGAGTTGTTATGTGGACACAGAAGAGGATGCTAAACGTGGGATGATACAGATGATTGAAGGGGGTGGAGACCGCTTGCTTGTGACAAGAGAAGAGATGCAAGGTGTGGAAGTGTGGGAGACCTCCCGCCTTGCTGGTTCTATTTCTCTCTCATAGCATTCTCCTCTTGTGCACATGAAGTGACCATTCAGTAGGTCTACCAAGAGAATTGGAAGTGCATGATGCCACTCTTGTTCTTGGCTCATGGCTTCATACATAATTCAGCACTGAACAAATATGTGTTTTATGTAGTCTTGCCTCCCAAGATATATCATGTATCACATGTCTTGCTTCTGCATTTGCATGTCATGGTAAATGCGTGAGAATAGAAAGATATAATCTTCTTTGATGTAAAACTCTTTTCTTAATATCTTAGCACGAAGGTCTTAGCTTTTACAGTATCATTTGTGAAGGATTCTTGATTCACTGCAATATGTTTAGCAGTTTAGTTATCATATATCTTTGTAATTATATTGCAGAGGAATCGTGAACTGAGAGCACCATACCAACTTGGTCTTGTAATCTTGTTAAATGTATTAGAATGATTTATTTTCTGACATGAAAGTAACCTCTTGCTGTTCTTATCTTTAGAAGTTATTGGTTAGGACTTATGAGAATAAATAGTGAGTCAAATAATAATCCACTTTCTTGATATTGCAGAATTCAATATCCTAATCCTTTGGGCACAAACATATAGGAAGTATTTGGGTAGACTGTAACTATGCTTCTTggaaaaaaaacttatttttGTACTGTGCTTTTGCTCAAAGTTTGACAAATCTTTCCACAGCAATGGAATGACCCAAATAGTCTTTTAATGTGCAAATGCTTGCAATTTATATAGTAATATAGTTACTATATTGTTGTGTTGTTACTTACTATTAGTAGTATTTTTCTAAGGATAAATGGGAAAAAATCCCTCTGTTTTTAAATATATGGCGCCTTCGATATTTTCAATTTGTTTGACTATTTGTCTTTTCTATACACTTTTGAGTAAAAGGATATGCAAGGTATGCTCAAAGTTATTTTTATGACAGTTTTAGTGGTATGCTTTCCACTTTAGTACTTATaagtaaataattaaataaatttgtTGGTCAAAGTTTGAGGAAAAAAAAGATCAATGATACATGGAACTCTAAAAAAACAATGATGCAATGAATCTTAAAACAAAAGGAGTAATCCTTAGCTGAGAGTATGATATCAACTTATTATTCTAATCTTGTTAAATGTACTAGAACGATTTATTTTCTGGCATAAAAGTAACCTTTTTCTATCCTTGTCTTTAGAAGCTATTGGTTAGGACTTAAGAGAAGAGTAAAATAATAATCTAGGTACTTGATATTTCATATTTCAAACAATAAATTGAAATATCCTAATCTGCTGGGCATAACCATATAGGAATTGTTCGGGAGACTGGTAGAGACATTACCCCAGCAATATGATTTATCTCTTACAAATCAGATGCATTTCATTCTAGTTGTAGTATATCTTTTGAAGAAACTGCTGCAATTTCCTTGAAAGATGATGCTGTGGCAACTGCTTCAGTGATGAAGTCACCACGAGCAGGTTGGTTACTATTGACTATTCCCTTTTCATCATCTTGGGCAATCTCATTATCAGAGAACTTAAGGCTTTTCTTTTGGTGTATCTTGCTAATCATCAAGAAAGAAATGTTTCACCTAAAAATCGTGATTGGTGTCTCCCTATATATACTTTGTTCGACCTCACTTGTGAGCTGCGACCTTTTCTTTGTTGTTGGAGTAGTACTTTGAAAGTTCAAATCCAACCATAGATTGTATTTATCTACAAATTGTATGCTTGAGCACCTATCGTTCATTTGATTTGAGCTTACTGAAATTCATATATGTGCAGTAGATTGTGTTCTACACTGACCATAGTTTACAAGTTCAAATaaatcatccaagaaactatgaTTGTTTCTTATGAGAAATATCATAACTCAACTTCATTAATTCTACACCCCCACCAAAAAATAAAGTCCTATTCATTCAAAACGGCAGCTTTCGTCCATGTTAAAAAGCTTCATTTCGTAATGTTGCAACTGAAACAGTATCTGCAATAGAGGATTAGTACAGtacaattttttttagaaattttagTACGATTCAGTAGGTAGGGTGCCTGTGTCAAAATAACATATTAGATATAATGCAAAGAAAGAGACAACAGCGGGCATGTAGGCTTTCTGTAAGCGACCTGCTTTCTTATTTACGTGAACagttttcttagcatcctttttTCTTCTCTGAGCTTCAGACACTCTGCAGAAAAACAGTTGATGGTTTGTGTTTTTATCAGCAGCAGATTATGATGCTTCATTTCACGTATGATGCATGGTCATATGTGATGGTCCTAATACCCTTTCATTTTATAGCCACATTAGGAAACAATCCTTAATCTTTTGAGCTCAGAAGTGTAGCTGGACAGATGGTGAACTTCCGTATATACAGCTCCATATTTCCTTGTAGACCTGCCACGCATATTATTCATCCCAAATATCTCGATACTGGACATATAGTGCTGATGATTTTACTTGGACACATTAGAACCACAGAGGTCCAAATAGGTTTGCTTGATGATTATACTGGCCATTAGCTTTGGCGTTGTAGCACGTCATAAGCTAGGGTCCACTTGAAGCGCACTGGATTGCTGGTATTTTGGAGGAACGCCATAGGGAATAATTCAATTCTAAGGCCTACTTTGGCAGCCCGCTTCCTCGGAGGGATCCCAGCGTTTTCCCCGTGCCATTCTTCTTCGGGCCAAATTTTTGCGTACTTTGGCAGCCCACCCACCCGAGGATCTCAGCCAGATTCCCTTCCTTTTCCCCGCGGTAGGAATCCACGACTTGTGAGGCCAGGAGAGTTTCCCCGACTCGCGACGCCGCCCAGTCGCGAGGCCGCCGCCACCACAGcatccggccgccgccgccccgaTATCCCGTCTCTGTCGCCCCTCCACCTTCTCATCGCTTCAACTCGCGCCAACGGTGAGCCCGCCTCCGCCGCTGCGACTTCCCTGGTCAGCGCACCCCGGCTCCACTTCGCTCCGCCACCGTCGTCATCGCCGGTCAGTCCACCTCCATCCACATCTCCTTCCCCACAGAAGCTTCTCTATCTGCTAGGGTTTCATCCA harbors:
- the LOC136540198 gene encoding uncharacterized protein, yielding MDGIHENFLKLSYHDPMLQKTVKCLDILGVSDSLTQYVYRTQHMPLHAYQPPIAITISRMIAQVEKPNIEWPKALQRSRALLLEKKDMLKTWQNQMSPFVSRHLSVGSFVEDIASPFLHILSPLSLRPVALNLLSEREKDELVQLVDTMVSYSVTYRNTKFVPQEKANISVVPHEVSSLSLYPPINDVINFKGYQSEHIGLSLAMKQVLVHEVEKQKIIKDSAGKLLNQSNDGDMKSEALSAIRKKTVANSIRPALHSSKDSSKCSSSTLEMQSNSASNVNGKDSVPAKKHSSRATNFFDRFRKERPLDAKTHSDVGLQGATLQRDSRPLIFKYNEGFTNAVKRPVRVRDLLLS
- the LOC136540199 gene encoding protein ENDOPLASMIC RETICULUM-ARRESTED PEN3-like; the protein is MGTVGGGRSGTVKQLNVGGKLFSLEASSLSLSLSLGSPSPTPTFVDRDPALLSAVLSAIRSPSSAAPDFPARVLLDEANFYGLHAQLLAALSPPPLRGFSASLASTLCPASEPFPTALAPHHDGSLCLAHGAGLVTYYSPALDHHTTFRTHLHRITSLLQLPPRLAVLGSDSAPGLHVYDFLDGEHVASVQWSDPTDTRVSKAKVVAIGARPPADAADKNSPILATFECPHRENCILAVDPVTLKPTQEIGRQSGSAAKSSAPGRVVHLPALGLVFASFVSSGAFGYSGYMRLWDIRSGNVVWETSEPGGAGRSSRFGDPFADADVDVKQQAIYKVCSKSGDLAVADLRCLGDDPWVYMSSGPRGSAGGYGSVLCCHRSQVFVSRKDGLEVWSRLEEHRHNTGELTEQSGIKERPKSEGIDERFYRSCYVDTEEDAKRGMIQMIEGGGDRLLVTREEMQGVEVWETSRLAGSISLS